A section of the Leptidea sinapis chromosome 26, ilLepSina1.1, whole genome shotgun sequence genome encodes:
- the LOC126972606 gene encoding SNF-related serine/threonine-protein kinase-like: MNNCGGGAGGILGSGAAPYDAKIAGLYDLLDTLGSGHFAVVKLARHVFTGEKVAVKVIDKSKLDEVSKSHLFQEVRCMKLVQHPNVVRLYEVIDTQTKLYLILELGDGGDLYDYIMRHESGLSESLARDYFRQIVRAISYCHRLHVVHRDLKPENVVFFEKLGVVKLTDFGFSNKFCPGQKLETSCGSLAYSAPEILLGDSYDAPAVDVWSLGVILYMLVCGQAPFQEANDSETLTMIMDCKYTIPSHITNSCRRLIGRMLVREPEKRATLSEIATDPWVTAGEGVTVEDFDAPLVTKQELTETDKATIIQIMVEGDIASKDLILEELEKSEYNHITATYYLLAEKQLRSKRLESRHNARRPDALAVTRGGRGLLAPPQITAAPRTPHDLPPRSRKCSIVREEDDDEDGGVGGAGAGAGAGPHDSRRGSRSEGRLQLARPAQLADNLTKRVTCNQTA; this comes from the exons ATGAATAATTGTGGGGGTGGTGCTGGCGGAATACTAGGCTCAGGGGCGGCTCCATATGATGCTAAAATTGCTGGGCTGTATGATCTCTTAGACACACTTGGATCAGGACATTTTGCAGTAGTAAAATTGGCAAGGCATGTTTTCACTGGAGAGAAAGTAGCTGTTAAAGTAATTGATAAAAGCAAATTGGATGAAGTTTCAAAATCACATTTGTTTCAAGAG gttCGATGCATGAAATTAGTTCAGCATCCAAATGTAGTAAGACTATATGAAGTCATTGACACACAgacaaagttgtatttaatattagaaTTAGGTGATGgaggtgatctgtatgattatattatgaGACATGAATCTGGTCTGTCTGAATCTCTAGCCCGGGATTACTTTCGCCAAATTGTTCGTGCAATCTCATATTGTCACAG gttACATGTTGTTCACCGAGATTTGAAACCTGAGAATGTAGTGTTTTTTGAGAAATTAGGTGTAGTTAAATTGACTGATTTTGGTTTTAGTAATAAGTTTTGTCCTGGACAAAAATTAGAAACATCATGTGGGTCTTTAGCTTACTCTGCACCTGAAATTCTGCTTGGTGATTCATATGATGCTCCTGCAGTAGATGTTTGGTCACTTGGTGTTATATTGTATATGTTAGTGTGTGGTCAGGCACCATTCCAGGAAGCGAATGATAGTGAGACTCTGACAATGATAATGGACTGTAAATACACTATTCCTTCGCACATTACAAACTCATGCAGAAg ATTAATAGGCCGAATGTTAGTACGAGAGCCAGAGAAACGGGCTACATTGTCTGAAATAGCTACTGATCCCTGGGTAACAGCTGGTGAGGGTGTAACTGTCGAAGATTTTGATGCTCCTTTAGTGACAAAACAGGAATTGACCGAAACTGATAAGGCAACCATTATTCAAATAATGGTAGAGGGTGATATTGCATCAAAAGATTTAATATTAGAAGAATTAGAAAAAAGTGAATACAACCACATTACTGCAACTTATTATCTACTAGCAGAAAAACAGCTTAGGTCTAAGAG ATTAGAGTCCCGACACAATGCGCGGCGTCCTGACGCATTGGCGGTGACGCGAGGCGGTAGAGGTCTCCTAGCGCCGCCGCAAATAACCGCCGCGCCACGAACACCGCACGATTTGCCACCT aGATCGCGAAAGTGCAGTATAGTGCGCGAGGAGGACGACGATGAAGATGGCGGCGTGGGAGGAGCTGGCGCGGGGGCGGGCGCGGGGCCGCACGACTCGCGCCGCGGCTCGCGCTCCGAGGGCAGGCTGCAGCTGGCCCGCCCGGCGCAGCTCGCAGACAACCTCACCAAG